The Pungitius pungitius chromosome 14, fPunPun2.1, whole genome shotgun sequence genome contains the following window.
tactttcttttttttaaagggattcAGATTAGAGTAAAGAAATGTTTCCAgttcagattttattttattcattcatcaaatTGATTCTTTTAAGACTCCTGTCTTTCACTGGTTTGCAATAACTAGTTGAACTTGCACATTTTGACTCCAGCTGAAATAAAATACTAATCTCTGCAGTGACCTTCCTAACGGTTTCTTTTGAGTGAGATAGATTTGACTAGTTTGTATTTGTCAATGACCCTCAACCACTTCCACCACTGCAGCACAATTGTCTTACTGTCTGCTCTGTAGTTAGAAAAATTgcattctgtattttttttttttttttcccaactaGAACTTTTGTAATCTTTCTTACGGACCGTGTACTAATAGACATGTGTAATACGAGATTGTGCATTAAGAATAAAGAAACATGAATGTGGCATAGTGTGAACCTATTTATTTCAAACTCTATGCTGGTCTTTCTGCAGCTATGCATGGTTTTCCCTCCTGTCAGATTTATAGAAGGTTAAACATGAGGAACAACAGTTCTGTGACTTTATTGGTCTGGGCAAAGGTCAACAGCAGAACGTGACCATGTGAGTGCACAATTAACACTCAAGCGCTAGTGCAGAAACGCACtgacaaaatatatacattaaaaCCTCTGGGATATTTTCCTTTCATAGCAAAAGCTTGGAATGCAAGCTATGGTTAcacttaaaaatgtttttaaaatttaaacCAAGTGCATTCATTAAGGCAGGTAGTGTGGGAGTTGACTGTAGCTTTGGCTGATACCTGCTTGAGCAGATTCTGGTTTCAGTGCGGGCAGAGAAACTAATTCATGCAGCCTGTCTTGGCTCATTTAGAGTTGGAGTAGGTGTGACATTCTCAAATGATGTGCATAGCGCCAAATCTGCAAGGTACAAGTTGGGAAAATCTTTCCAAAGTAAATGTTGCAACAGACCCATATGGCCAATCCACATGACGTCATTCAATATGGAAGTCCCAAACCAAGCAGTCGAAGTACCCCTTATTGTAGTGGTTGCTAGGAAGGTGGACACCACATATTGGAATTACATTTGACCAGACTTGGTGCCTATGTCCAAAAAGACCCACATTAACAACCTCTGTTCCACTTTGAAGTCCTTTTTACTGTCCGTTTTGCTTGAGCCTCTCCAGCCGCTGTAGCAAAGCGTTCCCAAAGGCCTCTCTGTAGCCCGGACTCAGCTTGTCGAGAAGTGAGTAAACGGTCTCGTGATACTGTGTGTTTAAATCCTCGTCCACTTGATTGAAGGCATAGCCCACCACCTGTTTGGGTGGAGAGATTTCATTATAGGACATGCATACAATGGGGAAATAAAACTCGACACCACAACGCTGCCCTTTCCATAAAGCTTACCCTTAATCCGGCCTCTGTGAGCTCCAGACAGTACCGGTTTCCCTCTCTTGTTTCCACGTTAATGTAGGCCACATCTGACGCGCTGTTGAGACTTTGCGACACGTGCATTTCATCCACGGCAAAAAGCACGTCTTTTACCACTGCCTCCGCCTCCAAACTCATGTCCTTGACATTTCCATGCACAACACAGTCCTCCTTAAAGGAATCCTCGGGCTGGCAGTCTACATCCATCCCCTgtcacaggaaaaaaacaactttattggCTGACTCTGCTGAAGCCCAGAGAGAGTCTgtattagggctgcaacaacgaatcgatgaaatcgattagaatcgattattaaaagcgttggcaacgaatttcattatcgattcgttgtgtcgcgcgactattatgtttgagtattaaaagaaagttgcgcgcgccgcgcagagctgagaaaaaaaagttgagcgctcgcgcagcagaacatcggagagacccgtactactgttctgaaacatgcggaggaagagaagccaatgcgatctaaatatttcacactgaaatggggggtgcgggtcctagcgggcaacgggggggggggggggggggtgctgcagttttctttgcagcgccag
Protein-coding sequences here:
- the gskip gene encoding GSK3-beta interaction protein, whose amino-acid sequence is MDVDCQPEDSFKEDCVVHGNVKDMSLEAEAVVKDVLFAVDEMHVSQSLNSASDVAYINVETREGNRYCLELTEAGLRVVGYAFNQVDEDLNTQYHETVYSLLDKLSPGYREAFGNALLQRLERLKQNGQ